A single region of the Gorilla gorilla gorilla isolate KB3781 chromosome 1, NHGRI_mGorGor1-v2.1_pri, whole genome shotgun sequence genome encodes:
- the DDAH1 gene encoding N(G),N(G)-dimethylarginine dimethylaminohydrolase 1 isoform X6 yields the protein MMKEALEKLQLNIVEMKDENATLDGGDVLFTGREFFVGLSKRTNQRGAEILADTFKDYAVSTVPVADGLHLKSFCSMAGPNLIAIGSSESAQKALKIMQQMSDHRYDKLTVPDDIAANCIYLNIPNKGHVLLHRTPEEYPESAKVYEKLKDHMLIPVSMSELEKVDGLLTCCSVLINKKVDS from the exons ATGATGAAAGAAGCATTAGAAAAACTTCAGCTCAATATAGTAGAGATGAAAGATGAAAATGCAACTTTAGATGGCGGAGATGTTTTATTCACAG GCAGAGAATTTTTTGTGGGCCTTTCCAAAAGGACAAATCAACGAGGTGCTGAAATCTTGGCTGATACTTTTAAG GACTATGCAGTCTCCACAGTGCCAGTGGCAGATGGGTTGCATTTGAAGAGTTTCTGCAGCATGGCTGGGCCTAACCTGATCGCAATTGGGTCTAGTGAATCTGCACAGAAGGCCCTTAAG ATCATGCAACAGATGAGTGACCACCGCTACGACAAACTCACTGTGCCTGATGACATAGCAGCAAACTGTATATATCTAAATATCCCCAACAAAGGGCACGTCTTGCTGCACCGAACCCCGGAAGAGTATCCAGAAAGTGCAAAG GTTTATGAGAAACTGAAGGACCATATGCTGATCCCCGTGAGCATGTCTGAACTGGAAAAGGTGGATGGgctgctcacctgctgctcaGTTTTAATTAACAAGAAAGTAGACTCCTGA
- the DDAH1 gene encoding N(G),N(G)-dimethylarginine dimethylaminohydrolase 1 isoform X4, whose translation MVDMMKEALEKLQLNIVEMKDENATLDGGDVLFTGREFFVGLSKRTNQRGAEILADTFKDYAVSTVPVADGLHLKSFCSMAGPNLIAIGSSESAQKALKIMQQMSDHRYDKLTVPDDIAANCIYLNIPNKGHVLLHRTPEEYPESAKVYEKLKDHMLIPVSMSELEKVDGLLTCCSVLINKKVDS comes from the exons ATG GTTGACATGATGAAAGAAGCATTAGAAAAACTTCAGCTCAATATAGTAGAGATGAAAGATGAAAATGCAACTTTAGATGGCGGAGATGTTTTATTCACAG GCAGAGAATTTTTTGTGGGCCTTTCCAAAAGGACAAATCAACGAGGTGCTGAAATCTTGGCTGATACTTTTAAG GACTATGCAGTCTCCACAGTGCCAGTGGCAGATGGGTTGCATTTGAAGAGTTTCTGCAGCATGGCTGGGCCTAACCTGATCGCAATTGGGTCTAGTGAATCTGCACAGAAGGCCCTTAAG ATCATGCAACAGATGAGTGACCACCGCTACGACAAACTCACTGTGCCTGATGACATAGCAGCAAACTGTATATATCTAAATATCCCCAACAAAGGGCACGTCTTGCTGCACCGAACCCCGGAAGAGTATCCAGAAAGTGCAAAG GTTTATGAGAAACTGAAGGACCATATGCTGATCCCCGTGAGCATGTCTGAACTGGAAAAGGTGGATGGgctgctcacctgctgctcaGTTTTAATTAACAAGAAAGTAGACTCCTGA
- the DDAH1 gene encoding N(G),N(G)-dimethylarginine dimethylaminohydrolase 1 isoform X2, translating to MCKCLWVDMMKEALEKLQLNIVEMKDENATLDGGDVLFTGREFFVGLSKRTNQRGAEILADTFKDYAVSTVPVADGLHLKSFCSMAGPNLIAIGSSESAQKALKIMQQMSDHRYDKLTVPDDIAANCIYLNIPNKGHVLLHRTPEEYPESAKVYEKLKDHMLIPVSMSELEKVDGLLTCCSVLINKKVDS from the exons GTTGACATGATGAAAGAAGCATTAGAAAAACTTCAGCTCAATATAGTAGAGATGAAAGATGAAAATGCAACTTTAGATGGCGGAGATGTTTTATTCACAG GCAGAGAATTTTTTGTGGGCCTTTCCAAAAGGACAAATCAACGAGGTGCTGAAATCTTGGCTGATACTTTTAAG GACTATGCAGTCTCCACAGTGCCAGTGGCAGATGGGTTGCATTTGAAGAGTTTCTGCAGCATGGCTGGGCCTAACCTGATCGCAATTGGGTCTAGTGAATCTGCACAGAAGGCCCTTAAG ATCATGCAACAGATGAGTGACCACCGCTACGACAAACTCACTGTGCCTGATGACATAGCAGCAAACTGTATATATCTAAATATCCCCAACAAAGGGCACGTCTTGCTGCACCGAACCCCGGAAGAGTATCCAGAAAGTGCAAAG GTTTATGAGAAACTGAAGGACCATATGCTGATCCCCGTGAGCATGTCTGAACTGGAAAAGGTGGATGGgctgctcacctgctgctcaGTTTTAATTAACAAGAAAGTAGACTCCTGA
- the DDAH1 gene encoding N(G),N(G)-dimethylarginine dimethylaminohydrolase 1 isoform X3 translates to MFPFLSNTIFYLNEEMEAWKVDMMKEALEKLQLNIVEMKDENATLDGGDVLFTGREFFVGLSKRTNQRGAEILADTFKDYAVSTVPVADGLHLKSFCSMAGPNLIAIGSSESAQKALKIMQQMSDHRYDKLTVPDDIAANCIYLNIPNKGHVLLHRTPEEYPESAKVYEKLKDHMLIPVSMSELEKVDGLLTCCSVLINKKVDS, encoded by the exons GTTGACATGATGAAAGAAGCATTAGAAAAACTTCAGCTCAATATAGTAGAGATGAAAGATGAAAATGCAACTTTAGATGGCGGAGATGTTTTATTCACAG GCAGAGAATTTTTTGTGGGCCTTTCCAAAAGGACAAATCAACGAGGTGCTGAAATCTTGGCTGATACTTTTAAG GACTATGCAGTCTCCACAGTGCCAGTGGCAGATGGGTTGCATTTGAAGAGTTTCTGCAGCATGGCTGGGCCTAACCTGATCGCAATTGGGTCTAGTGAATCTGCACAGAAGGCCCTTAAG ATCATGCAACAGATGAGTGACCACCGCTACGACAAACTCACTGTGCCTGATGACATAGCAGCAAACTGTATATATCTAAATATCCCCAACAAAGGGCACGTCTTGCTGCACCGAACCCCGGAAGAGTATCCAGAAAGTGCAAAG GTTTATGAGAAACTGAAGGACCATATGCTGATCCCCGTGAGCATGTCTGAACTGGAAAAGGTGGATGGgctgctcacctgctgctcaGTTTTAATTAACAAGAAAGTAGACTCCTGA
- the DDAH1 gene encoding N(G),N(G)-dimethylarginine dimethylaminohydrolase 1 isoform X5 has translation MVDMMKEALEKLQLNIVEMKDENATLDGGDVLFTGREFFVGLSKRTNQRGAEILADTFKDYAVSTVPVADGLHLKSFCSMAGPNLIAIGSSESAQKALKIMQQMSDHRYDKLTVPDDIAANCIYLNIPNKGHVLLHRTPEEYPESAKVYEKLKDHMLIPVSMSELEKVDGLLTCCSVLINKKVDS, from the exons GTTGACATGATGAAAGAAGCATTAGAAAAACTTCAGCTCAATATAGTAGAGATGAAAGATGAAAATGCAACTTTAGATGGCGGAGATGTTTTATTCACAG GCAGAGAATTTTTTGTGGGCCTTTCCAAAAGGACAAATCAACGAGGTGCTGAAATCTTGGCTGATACTTTTAAG GACTATGCAGTCTCCACAGTGCCAGTGGCAGATGGGTTGCATTTGAAGAGTTTCTGCAGCATGGCTGGGCCTAACCTGATCGCAATTGGGTCTAGTGAATCTGCACAGAAGGCCCTTAAG ATCATGCAACAGATGAGTGACCACCGCTACGACAAACTCACTGTGCCTGATGACATAGCAGCAAACTGTATATATCTAAATATCCCCAACAAAGGGCACGTCTTGCTGCACCGAACCCCGGAAGAGTATCCAGAAAGTGCAAAG GTTTATGAGAAACTGAAGGACCATATGCTGATCCCCGTGAGCATGTCTGAACTGGAAAAGGTGGATGGgctgctcacctgctgctcaGTTTTAATTAACAAGAAAGTAGACTCCTGA